From Leptospira sp. WS58.C1, one genomic window encodes:
- a CDS encoding LA_3751/LA_3752 family putative glycosyltransferase: MRSVFKKRNLLGFLSLFLFCIVLIKSSKPEISLAYDSRTKSLQTHALVYSGFRSEALPYPAKFIDPKEEFLPMPANNYTKSGDSTISVFPILLAALATPFYYFAGNQGLPYFNLLGVFVFFWILRKFWKASNTFITLAFFGSYLPILMMEFAEHTLFIAILLASLTFLYKRAGFYAGIFAGLSIWFRHEGIVFAGCILLASWISEGFPLFNKKIKWNTSNTFRFGLGFALIFFVFVLFNYLRYSSFLGPRFHANYGESGAGFVHKIQWALGFLFLNKIDETIRIGFFIYMPFALIGSGILLFNFRKISVRRKTIVLGALFFLFTIPFLAPNYGFWEWGPRYLSAGIPPATLVLFWFWNYFARRRNRLIQKYSFGILISIPLIMTFIGLNFLNQSRKQLLKTYTLFHELKADTFIFHDFSVMYFMGNDYLSKNVLCAPKEDSLSALLRTISQKVKGKRIALIQIKEELITPEKLEKTRKSPVFDIMLKTEPWKSKNIPSKISDFYPNVQKVDSPFFDIWVGDFEPPVKL, translated from the coding sequence ATGAGATCCGTATTTAAAAAAAGAAATCTCCTAGGGTTCTTATCCCTATTTCTTTTCTGCATCGTCCTGATCAAATCATCTAAACCGGAAATTTCACTTGCATACGATTCCAGAACAAAATCTCTCCAGACCCACGCATTAGTTTACTCAGGTTTCCGATCGGAAGCGCTTCCCTACCCTGCAAAGTTTATAGATCCGAAAGAAGAATTCCTTCCAATGCCTGCGAATAATTATACAAAATCGGGAGATTCGACTATCTCCGTTTTTCCGATATTACTTGCCGCACTCGCAACTCCTTTTTATTATTTTGCAGGAAACCAAGGATTACCTTATTTTAATTTACTCGGAGTTTTCGTATTTTTTTGGATCTTAAGAAAATTTTGGAAAGCATCCAACACTTTTATAACACTCGCATTCTTCGGATCTTATCTTCCCATCCTAATGATGGAATTTGCGGAACATACATTGTTTATAGCGATCCTACTCGCAAGTCTTACCTTCTTATACAAAAGAGCGGGATTTTATGCAGGGATTTTTGCCGGATTATCCATTTGGTTTAGACATGAAGGCATTGTATTTGCCGGTTGTATCTTATTGGCCTCCTGGATTAGCGAAGGATTTCCGCTATTCAATAAAAAAATAAAATGGAATACTTCTAATACGTTCCGTTTCGGTCTTGGATTTGCACTTATATTTTTCGTTTTCGTCCTGTTCAATTATCTTAGATATTCTTCCTTTTTAGGTCCTAGATTTCATGCAAATTACGGTGAATCCGGAGCCGGCTTTGTGCATAAGATCCAATGGGCCCTCGGTTTCTTATTCTTAAATAAGATAGATGAAACAATTCGGATCGGATTTTTTATCTACATGCCGTTTGCTCTAATAGGGTCGGGCATTCTTCTTTTTAATTTCCGCAAAATTTCCGTAAGAAGAAAAACAATCGTTCTAGGAGCATTATTCTTTCTTTTTACGATCCCGTTTTTAGCGCCAAACTACGGATTCTGGGAATGGGGACCTAGATATTTGAGTGCAGGAATTCCTCCTGCGACCTTGGTACTATTCTGGTTTTGGAATTATTTTGCGAGAAGGAGGAATCGACTCATTCAAAAGTACAGTTTCGGAATTCTGATCTCAATTCCTTTGATCATGACTTTTATCGGGTTAAATTTCTTAAATCAATCCAGAAAACAACTTCTAAAAACATACACTTTATTCCATGAGTTAAAAGCGGATACATTCATATTCCATGATTTTTCCGTAATGTACTTTATGGGAAATGATTACTTATCCAAAAATGTCTTGTGCGCTCCTAAAGAGGATTCTTTATCCGCATTATTAAGGACCATTTCCCAAAAAGTGAAAGGCAAAAGGATCGCACTCATCCAGATCAAAGAAGAATTGATCACTCCTGAAAAATTGGAAAAGACCAGAAAAAGTCCCGTTTTCGATATCATGCTGAAAACGGAACCTTGGAAGAGTAAGAATATCCCCTCCAAAATTTCGGATTTCTATCCGAATGTGCAAAAGGTAGATTCTCCTTTTTTTGATATCTGGGTTGGGGATTTTGAACCCCCCGTTAAGTTATAA
- a CDS encoding MBL fold metallo-hydrolase, with product MFGKRAQKITFYTSFVLIGLFLSVLCQTACLSSFGGSPSGTRLERMKTSKMFHDGKFENDPFVPMLSSGNYIGILKRQLFGSEMRIPPSPIPIQKPDLKTFSDPISPGLRAIWFGHSSVLVEIDGIRIFTDPVFSEKVSPFESIGPGRLFPLPLELSELPNIDAVVISHDHYDHLDMATAQFLAKKGTKYFVPLGIGAHLESWGIPENQIIELDWWEKGNIKNIEIICTPAVHYSGRGIFNGKSTLWSSWSLIGPKHKFFHSGDTGYSPHFTEIGKKLGPFDLTSIKVGAYDWTWEGIHMSPESAVQAHLDLKGKTMLPVHWATFNLAIHSWDEPILRTKQGADQNGVRLATPKPGEWLDLKKDLVFESWWEKVK from the coding sequence ATGTTCGGTAAAAGAGCGCAGAAAATTACGTTTTACACTTCTTTTGTTCTAATCGGTTTATTCTTATCGGTTTTATGTCAAACAGCTTGTCTGAGTTCTTTCGGAGGAAGCCCAAGCGGAACCAGACTGGAAAGAATGAAAACTTCCAAGATGTTCCATGATGGAAAGTTTGAAAACGATCCTTTCGTCCCTATGTTAAGTTCCGGAAACTATATCGGCATTTTAAAAAGACAACTATTCGGTTCCGAAATGAGGATCCCTCCTTCCCCCATTCCAATCCAAAAACCTGATTTAAAAACTTTTTCAGATCCGATTTCACCGGGACTCAGAGCGATCTGGTTCGGACATTCTTCCGTATTGGTGGAAATAGATGGAATACGCATCTTCACTGATCCTGTTTTTTCGGAGAAAGTTTCTCCTTTCGAAAGTATCGGGCCGGGACGACTTTTCCCTTTGCCGTTAGAACTATCAGAACTTCCTAATATAGATGCGGTTGTGATCTCCCACGACCATTACGATCACTTGGATATGGCAACCGCTCAATTTTTAGCAAAGAAGGGAACGAAATATTTCGTTCCGTTGGGTATTGGGGCTCATTTGGAATCCTGGGGAATTCCGGAAAATCAGATTATCGAATTGGATTGGTGGGAGAAAGGAAACATTAAGAATATTGAAATTATCTGTACTCCTGCCGTTCATTATTCCGGAAGAGGTATATTCAACGGTAAGTCCACTCTTTGGTCTTCTTGGAGCCTGATCGGGCCTAAACATAAATTTTTCCATAGTGGGGATACAGGATATTCTCCTCACTTTACTGAAATCGGGAAAAAGTTAGGACCGTTCGATTTGACTTCTATCAAGGTCGGAGCTTATGATTGGACCTGGGAAGGAATTCATATGAGTCCGGAAAGCGCTGTCCAAGCCCATTTGGATCTAAAAGGAAAAACGATGCTTCCTGTTCACTGGGCCACTTTTAATCTGGCGATCCATTCTTGGGACGAACCTATTTTAAGGACAAAACAAGGAGCGGATCAAAACGGAGTTCGCCTAGCCACACCTAAACCGGGAGAATGGCTGGATCTAAAAAAGGATCTTGTTTTCGAATCTTGGTGGGAGAAGGTAAAGTAG
- a CDS encoding haloalkane dehalogenase produces the protein MQTYLETPSECFSDLKDYPFSPHYISVGEFKIHYVDEGPKNAKETVLLLHGEPSWSYLYRKMIPPLSEKGYRVIAPDLIGFGKSDKPIDLNTYTYKNHVDWLKNLIAGLDLRNITLFCQDWGGLLGLRVVAEMDSRFARICAANTFLPTGDIAPKEDFLKWLRFSQEVSKLPVGKIIQNGCVSKLSSEIIRAYDSPYPDESYKAGARKFPTLVPISPDNPETERNRQAWIFYKNFRKPFITMFSDSDPITKGGDVFFRRTIPGAKGQKHTVIQGAGHFLQEEKGELLAELLSEFIQNNP, from the coding sequence ATGCAAACTTATTTAGAAACTCCTTCCGAATGTTTTTCCGATTTAAAGGATTACCCTTTTTCTCCTCATTATATTTCTGTAGGAGAATTTAAGATACATTATGTGGACGAGGGTCCTAAAAATGCAAAGGAAACGGTTCTATTATTGCATGGAGAACCCAGTTGGTCTTATCTTTATCGAAAAATGATCCCTCCTTTATCAGAAAAAGGTTATAGAGTAATCGCTCCAGATCTGATCGGTTTTGGAAAATCCGACAAGCCTATCGATCTAAATACGTATACATATAAGAATCATGTGGACTGGCTGAAAAATCTGATCGCCGGTTTAGATTTACGGAATATTACGCTCTTTTGCCAAGACTGGGGAGGGCTTTTAGGTTTAAGAGTAGTAGCGGAGATGGATTCTCGTTTTGCAAGAATATGCGCTGCGAATACTTTTTTGCCTACGGGAGATATTGCTCCGAAGGAGGATTTTTTAAAATGGCTTCGTTTCTCCCAGGAAGTGAGTAAACTTCCCGTAGGAAAGATCATCCAAAACGGATGTGTGAGTAAATTAAGTTCGGAGATCATTCGGGCATACGATTCTCCCTACCCGGATGAATCTTATAAGGCGGGCGCTAGAAAATTTCCTACTCTCGTTCCGATCTCTCCCGATAATCCTGAAACGGAAAGGAATCGCCAAGCTTGGATCTTTTATAAGAATTTCAGAAAACCCTTTATTACTATGTTCAGCGATTCGGATCCGATCACAAAAGGCGGGGATGTATTTTTTAGAAGGACTATCCCGGGTGCAAAAGGCCAGAAACATACTGTGATCCAAGGCGCCGGGCATTTTTTACAGGAAGAGAAAGGTGAACTACTTGCCGAACTTCTTTCCGAGTTCATCCAAAACAATCCTTAG
- a CDS encoding PKD domain-containing protein, translating to MKTKLTLILLICLNFFCSGTNSGLSALAAFFGLPQTPSYGNVQFAVNVSSSLTKVTVTVTGPGISTPIVHDLVKVGDTWQGIIGQIPAGTDRTFSGEGYNASNVLIQQGQVTGVTITANSITNIVLVLSETNPSPPFSNAAPVIDSLVASTNQVAPSSSMNLNATVHDPNPSDTLTYVWSTTGGSFNNSNILNPVWTSPSTPGQYTITLTVSDPLGASASLSFTADVQLGYGTGYGSINVGSNSSPFVTNVISDPSSIAPGASTNISLTAFDPDGNTISYFWGSSCAGSFDNVNAQNPVFTASPSASIGPCTLSVSLSDGNGGSNLGYFTIQISQTQTVNLAPQIMSSFQTGLSLDPSGNMVFRVTATDPENTPLTFSWNSSSGVVGTSTNTINGNLTTSEMIWTAPSCGSNLQVSVTVTDGDGNSVNLNYLPININGAPTCVLGLWSLQAYLKASNSETNDNFGRSWALSGNTIVVGAPLEDSNQNTITNGSNPGSSDNSAPASGAVYVYIRNGNTWTQQAILKPSNSEESDLFGFSVSISGDTIAVGAIQESSNQSTITNGSSSSSDNSMTFAGAVYVFVRNGNTWSQQAYIKPSNPSAYDAFGYSIAVQNDTLVVGSKNESGSQNTISNGQPAPNDDTLFQSGAVYVFKRTGTSWAEEAYIKPSNPDENDSFGYSVAISGDKIAVSSYYESSNQNYITNGSGASSDNSLTRAGAVYIFNRSGSIWTQEAYIKPSNPDVDDQFGVNVSLYDDTLAVGASGEDSNQTSISSGTTASSDNSSNSSGAVYVFVRSGGIWSQQAYLKSSNSDPSDYFGAAISLYGDTIAVGALDSSAQTTISYGSTASSDNSAQYSGAVYIFERNGTSWSQTAYIKAPNANAYDFFGGVCLDGNSLLVSAYLEASSENTITNGAYGSADNGAVGAGAGYVFTR from the coding sequence ATGAAAACAAAATTGACTTTGATCTTATTGATCTGCTTGAATTTTTTTTGTTCCGGAACGAACTCCGGACTATCCGCGCTGGCCGCCTTCTTCGGGCTTCCCCAAACTCCTTCCTACGGAAACGTTCAATTCGCCGTGAATGTTTCCAGTTCGCTGACAAAGGTAACAGTCACTGTGACCGGTCCCGGGATCTCCACTCCAATCGTACACGATCTAGTAAAAGTTGGGGACACTTGGCAAGGGATTATTGGACAGATCCCGGCAGGCACAGACAGAACATTTTCGGGAGAAGGTTATAATGCCTCGAATGTTTTGATACAGCAAGGCCAGGTGACTGGAGTTACGATCACCGCTAACTCTATCACCAATATCGTATTAGTTCTATCCGAAACGAATCCATCCCCACCTTTTTCGAATGCTGCTCCTGTTATAGATTCTTTGGTTGCCTCCACAAATCAGGTTGCACCTTCTTCTTCCATGAATCTAAATGCAACGGTCCATGATCCGAATCCTTCCGATACTTTGACCTACGTTTGGTCTACAACCGGAGGAAGTTTCAATAATTCGAATATTCTAAATCCTGTATGGACCTCTCCTTCAACACCGGGACAGTATACGATCACATTGACAGTGAGCGACCCGCTAGGAGCAAGCGCTAGTTTGAGTTTTACCGCAGATGTGCAACTAGGATACGGAACAGGTTACGGAAGTATCAATGTAGGTTCTAATTCTTCTCCTTTTGTAACTAACGTTATATCGGACCCTTCCAGTATTGCTCCGGGTGCCTCTACCAATATCTCCCTGACTGCGTTCGATCCGGACGGGAATACGATCTCTTATTTTTGGGGCTCGAGTTGTGCCGGAAGTTTCGATAATGTGAATGCCCAAAACCCCGTATTTACTGCATCTCCTTCCGCAAGTATAGGGCCTTGTACGTTAAGTGTTTCTTTATCAGACGGGAATGGCGGATCTAATCTAGGGTATTTTACGATCCAGATCTCTCAAACCCAGACGGTCAATCTGGCTCCTCAGATCATGTCTAGCTTTCAAACCGGATTATCTTTAGATCCTTCGGGCAATATGGTTTTTAGGGTAACGGCTACCGATCCGGAGAATACCCCACTCACCTTCTCTTGGAATTCTAGCTCGGGTGTTGTAGGCACTTCTACAAACACGATCAACGGGAATCTCACCACAAGTGAAATGATCTGGACTGCTCCGTCTTGTGGCTCTAATCTCCAAGTTTCCGTAACCGTCACGGACGGAGATGGAAACTCCGTGAACCTAAACTATCTTCCCATAAATATCAACGGAGCCCCTACCTGCGTTTTAGGCCTTTGGTCCCTGCAAGCCTATCTCAAAGCTTCCAACTCGGAAACGAATGATAATTTCGGGAGATCCTGGGCTCTTTCCGGGAACACGATAGTGGTAGGTGCACCTTTGGAGGACAGTAACCAAAATACTATCACGAATGGAAGTAATCCGGGCTCTTCCGATAATAGCGCACCTGCATCCGGAGCAGTGTATGTTTATATTCGGAACGGAAATACTTGGACCCAACAAGCGATCTTAAAACCTTCCAATTCGGAAGAAAGTGATCTGTTCGGTTTCTCGGTAAGTATCTCCGGGGATACGATCGCAGTAGGTGCAATCCAGGAAAGTAGTAACCAATCTACGATTACTAACGGAAGTTCCTCATCTTCGGATAATAGTATGACGTTTGCCGGGGCGGTTTACGTATTTGTCAGGAACGGAAATACTTGGAGCCAGCAGGCTTATATCAAACCCTCTAATCCATCCGCATACGATGCTTTTGGTTACTCCATCGCTGTCCAAAATGACACTTTGGTAGTAGGTTCGAAGAATGAAAGCGGTTCCCAAAATACGATCTCTAACGGACAACCTGCTCCGAATGATGATACTCTCTTCCAAAGTGGGGCCGTTTATGTATTTAAAAGAACAGGAACCAGTTGGGCGGAAGAAGCTTATATCAAACCTTCCAATCCGGATGAAAACGATTCCTTCGGATATAGTGTTGCAATCAGCGGAGATAAGATCGCCGTAAGTTCTTACTATGAGAGCAGCAATCAAAACTATATTACGAACGGAAGCGGTGCAAGTTCCGACAACAGCTTAACTAGAGCCGGAGCAGTGTATATTTTCAATAGAAGCGGAAGCATCTGGACTCAAGAAGCTTATATCAAACCTTCCAATCCGGATGTGGACGACCAATTCGGGGTCAACGTTTCTCTATATGACGATACTTTAGCGGTCGGCGCCAGCGGAGAAGACAGCAACCAAACTAGTATCTCATCCGGTACAACCGCTTCTTCGGATAATTCCTCCAATAGTTCAGGTGCAGTATATGTGTTTGTTAGAAGCGGAGGTATCTGGTCGCAACAAGCATATTTGAAATCTTCTAATTCCGATCCTTCTGATTATTTCGGGGCGGCAATCAGCCTCTATGGAGATACGATTGCTGTGGGAGCATTGGACTCAAGCGCTCAGACTACGATCTCTTATGGAAGTACTGCCAGCTCGGACAATAGCGCTCAGTATTCCGGAGCGGTTTATATTTTCGAAAGAAACGGCACAAGCTGGTCCCAGACGGCATATATCAAAGCGCCTAACGCGAATGCCTATGACTTCTTTGGAGGTGTGTGTTTGGACGGTAATAGTCTTTTGGTGAGCGCGTATTTGGAGGCAAGTTCCGAAAATACGATCACGAACGGTGCTTACGGAAGTGCGGATAATGGCGCAGTTGGTGCAGGTGCCGGCTACGTATTCACGAGATAG
- a CDS encoding LuxR C-terminal-related transcriptional regulator: MKLYKIAILEDDPIFASQCKERLKKLNRVTKVEVYTSAEEFPKGKDVPYDLVFVDIDLPGQSGLDFILERHSEDSKTNYAILSAFESEEVLFKALKAGAIGYILKKDVGDIQEKAEILLEGGGILSPGLAARVILSFRKTTQKEVEVLSNREKKVLDLIVDGKRTKEIAAFLGTKEGTVRVQIKSIFRKLHVNSRLELVRKFS, translated from the coding sequence GTGAAGTTATACAAAATAGCAATCTTAGAAGACGATCCAATCTTTGCAAGTCAGTGCAAAGAGAGATTAAAAAAATTGAATAGAGTAACGAAAGTGGAAGTTTATACTTCCGCAGAGGAATTTCCTAAAGGCAAGGATGTGCCGTACGATTTGGTATTTGTGGATATAGATCTTCCCGGTCAAAGTGGATTGGATTTTATTTTAGAAAGACACTCTGAGGATTCAAAAACGAATTATGCGATCTTATCCGCTTTCGAATCCGAAGAGGTCTTATTTAAGGCGTTAAAAGCGGGGGCTATAGGATATATATTAAAAAAGGATGTTGGAGATATCCAGGAGAAAGCGGAAATACTTTTGGAGGGAGGAGGGATACTTTCCCCAGGACTTGCCGCTAGAGTGATCCTTTCTTTTCGTAAGACTACTCAGAAGGAGGTGGAAGTGTTGTCCAATAGGGAAAAAAAAGTATTGGATTTGATCGTGGACGGCAAAAGAACCAAAGAGATCGCCGCTTTCTTGGGCACTAAAGAAGGTACAGTGAGGGTGCAAATCAAAAGTATATTCAGGAAACTGCATGTTAATTCCAGATTGGAGTTGGTGAGAAAATTTTCTTAA
- a CDS encoding protein meaA, whose amino-acid sequence MEKKDHILYDKTGNPSKEPAWIFRTYAGHTNAKESNELFRKNLAKGQTGLSIAFDLPTQCGYSSDHPIAKPEIGKVGVPINTLEDFRILFDQIPIEEMNTSMTINGTSMWLLSLYVALAEERGEDVSKLQGTTQNDIIKEYLARGTYIFPPEHSIRIIVDMYEYCLKRIPKWNPSNICSYHLQEAGATPVQELAFALATGMAILDAVKERNCFTHEEFEQCVGRISFFVNAGIRFIEEMCKMRAFSDMWEEITKGIYQVKNEKYRRFRYGVQVNSLGLTEEQPENNAWRILIEALGVTLSRDARCRALQLPAWNEALSLPRPWDQQWSLRLQQVLAYETDLLEYPDLFEGSRVVESKVKDLIENANKEIQKIKEMGGAIKAIENGYMKAQLVKSQAERLAKINNDELIIVGKNKWKEGIPSPLTNDPDGGIFKVDPKSAEQTLKVLSDVKTRRDAKKVAETLARLEDDARNGKNLMFASVECAKALVTTGEWADTLRKVFGEYRPSTGVEGQKLNLESDKVANVRSKVEKFQKATGARPKIVVGKPGLDGHSNGAEMIAVSAKHAGFDVIYSGIRLTPEEIVQSAVEENANVIGVSILSGSHVELAEQIFSELKHYKADIPVVFGGIIPQPDFEKLHSIGVKAIFTPKDYDLMDVMDRIIDIVSEKTPVLR is encoded by the coding sequence ATGGAAAAAAAAGACCATATCCTTTACGATAAGACCGGAAATCCCAGCAAAGAGCCGGCTTGGATTTTCAGAACTTACGCGGGACACACGAATGCGAAGGAGTCTAACGAACTCTTTAGAAAAAACCTGGCAAAGGGTCAAACAGGCCTTTCCATCGCATTTGATCTTCCCACTCAATGCGGTTATAGCTCGGATCACCCCATAGCAAAGCCGGAAATCGGAAAAGTAGGAGTTCCCATTAACACATTAGAGGACTTCCGCATCCTATTCGATCAGATCCCGATCGAGGAAATGAACACTTCCATGACCATCAACGGAACTTCCATGTGGTTACTTTCGCTATACGTGGCTTTGGCGGAAGAAAGAGGAGAAGACGTTTCCAAACTCCAAGGGACCACTCAAAACGACATAATTAAAGAATATTTAGCTCGCGGGACTTATATTTTCCCACCTGAACATTCGATCCGCATCATCGTGGATATGTACGAATATTGTTTGAAAAGAATTCCGAAATGGAACCCATCCAATATTTGTTCCTACCATTTACAAGAAGCGGGTGCAACTCCAGTGCAAGAGTTGGCATTCGCACTCGCAACCGGGATGGCCATCCTGGATGCGGTCAAAGAAAGAAATTGTTTCACTCACGAAGAATTCGAGCAGTGCGTTGGTAGGATTTCCTTCTTCGTAAACGCAGGGATCCGATTCATCGAAGAAATGTGTAAAATGCGGGCCTTCTCCGACATGTGGGAAGAGATCACCAAAGGGATTTATCAGGTAAAAAACGAGAAATACCGCCGATTCCGTTACGGAGTCCAAGTAAACTCACTCGGATTAACCGAGGAACAACCCGAAAACAACGCCTGGAGAATTTTAATCGAAGCTTTAGGAGTCACCTTAAGCAGAGATGCAAGATGTAGAGCGCTCCAGCTTCCTGCATGGAACGAGGCGCTTTCCCTTCCTCGTCCTTGGGACCAACAATGGTCGCTTCGTTTGCAACAAGTACTCGCTTACGAAACCGACCTACTGGAATATCCGGACCTATTCGAAGGTTCCAGAGTGGTGGAAAGTAAAGTTAAAGATCTGATCGAGAACGCGAACAAAGAGATCCAAAAGATCAAAGAAATGGGCGGAGCTATCAAGGCGATCGAGAACGGTTACATGAAAGCCCAGCTTGTGAAATCCCAAGCGGAAAGACTCGCGAAGATCAATAACGACGAACTTATCATCGTCGGAAAAAACAAATGGAAAGAAGGGATTCCCTCCCCTCTTACAAACGATCCAGACGGAGGGATCTTCAAAGTAGATCCTAAATCCGCGGAGCAAACTCTTAAGGTACTCTCTGATGTAAAAACAAGAAGAGATGCGAAGAAGGTTGCGGAAACTTTAGCGAGATTAGAAGACGATGCCAGAAACGGTAAGAACTTAATGTTCGCTTCCGTAGAATGTGCTAAGGCTCTTGTGACTACGGGAGAATGGGCGGACACGCTCAGAAAAGTGTTCGGAGAATATCGCCCATCCACCGGAGTAGAAGGACAAAAACTCAATCTGGAGTCCGACAAAGTAGCTAATGTCAGATCCAAAGTGGAAAAATTCCAAAAAGCGACAGGTGCCAGACCTAAGATCGTAGTCGGCAAACCTGGGTTAGACGGACATTCCAACGGCGCAGAGATGATTGCAGTATCCGCAAAACATGCAGGATTCGATGTGATCTACTCCGGCATCAGACTCACTCCGGAAGAAATCGTACAATCCGCAGTGGAAGAAAACGCAAATGTGATCGGAGTATCCATACTTTCCGGATCTCATGTCGAACTCGCAGAGCAGATATTCTCGGAATTAAAACATTATAAAGCGGATATACCTGTGGTCTTCGGTGGAATTATTCCTCAACCTGATTTCGAAAAACTACATTCCATCGGAGTCAAAGCGATCTTTACACCAAAGGATTACGATCTTATGGATGTAATGGATCGTATCATAGACATCGTATCCGAGAAAACCCCGGTTCTCCGATAA
- a CDS encoding class I SAM-dependent methyltransferase — MSKKPKDSDYIAYGANGLPFETSYWSEIYGSGKDVDASFNAKEHAKYVKSLFDLMQLHPRSIADFGFGKALLLKEFVKIFQPNRVFAVDPSEEMIDAIAKQKWIRSYNLSFLHSTIQDLELKHFNLPPFTLGICNSVVQYIEDKHLPKVFEKLHKIVNYLYFTVPTKNDYTRMKKEIYFTDPYAHQRSKKYYEKLIRPYFRRVAFNLLESRITKDSPFCDELFVDD, encoded by the coding sequence ATGAGTAAAAAACCGAAAGACTCCGATTATATCGCATACGGAGCCAACGGTCTACCATTCGAAACTTCCTATTGGAGTGAGATTTACGGAAGCGGGAAGGATGTGGACGCTTCATTCAACGCGAAAGAACATGCGAAATACGTAAAATCTCTTTTTGATCTGATGCAACTTCATCCTAGGAGTATCGCGGACTTTGGGTTTGGCAAGGCATTACTTTTAAAAGAATTCGTAAAAATATTCCAACCGAATCGTGTGTTTGCAGTCGATCCTTCGGAAGAAATGATAGATGCGATCGCAAAACAGAAATGGATCCGTTCTTATAATCTTTCTTTTTTACACTCTACAATCCAGGATCTGGAGCTGAAACATTTTAATCTTCCTCCTTTCACACTTGGTATTTGTAACTCTGTGGTTCAATATATAGAAGATAAACATCTTCCTAAAGTTTTCGAAAAACTACATAAGATCGTGAATTATCTCTATTTTACGGTCCCGACCAAGAACGATTACACAAGAATGAAGAAGGAGATCTACTTTACGGATCCTTATGCCCACCAAAGATCCAAAAAGTATTACGAAAAACTAATTCGTCCTTATTTCAGAAGAGTTGCATTCAATCTTCTGGAAAGTAGGATCACGAAAGACAGCCCGTTTTGTGACGAGCTGTTCGTGGACGATTGA
- a CDS encoding protein kinase, giving the protein MTVRFAEKELKELIQEASQGEKYPLAKLISELEKPDSFEFRKVLFKELENSGFNGDRSVTIGFTGTPGAGKSSLLGEISTNFLQTVPDKKMAVVAIDPSSHISGGSLLGDRTRLSLPVREKRIFFRSQPSQLELGGLNPYTYHVIRLLRCFFDFIFVETVGIGQNEIEVSKLADLSFLVMVPLGGDQIQFMKSGIMEVPDAFILNKCDEESLARASFHTLSTTLEFLRDIVPGGSIPPIFLTSVKTKKGIQELLDFVLKSKPHPKRSSETKVQIEKWIKTEYGNFGLSFSEKLGNIPQKNYEDWESFFQSEIRKRLL; this is encoded by the coding sequence ATGACCGTACGGTTTGCAGAGAAGGAACTCAAAGAACTGATCCAAGAAGCTTCTCAAGGGGAAAAATATCCTCTTGCGAAGCTGATCAGCGAACTGGAAAAACCGGATTCATTCGAATTTCGTAAAGTCCTATTCAAAGAGCTGGAAAACTCCGGCTTTAATGGAGACAGGTCCGTCACTATCGGATTTACTGGAACTCCTGGAGCAGGAAAATCCTCACTCTTAGGAGAGATCTCCACCAATTTTTTACAAACAGTCCCAGATAAAAAAATGGCGGTAGTTGCCATAGATCCTTCCAGTCATATTAGCGGCGGCTCTTTACTAGGAGATCGCACAAGGCTTTCGCTCCCAGTCCGCGAAAAGAGGATCTTTTTCAGATCTCAACCCAGCCAATTGGAACTGGGAGGTTTAAATCCTTATACTTACCATGTGATCCGACTGCTCCGTTGTTTTTTCGATTTTATATTCGTTGAAACGGTTGGGATCGGGCAAAACGAGATAGAAGTCTCCAAATTGGCGGATCTTTCCTTTTTAGTCATGGTCCCTTTGGGAGGAGACCAGATCCAATTCATGAAAAGCGGGATCATGGAAGTCCCGGACGCATTCATATTAAACAAATGTGATGAAGAATCCTTAGCAAGAGCTAGTTTCCATACTCTTTCGACCACTCTCGAATTTTTACGAGATATTGTTCCAGGAGGAAGTATCCCCCCTATTTTCCTGACCAGTGTAAAAACGAAAAAAGGCATCCAAGAACTATTGGATTTTGTTTTGAAAAGTAAACCTCATCCGAAAAGATCTTCGGAAACCAAGGTCCAGATCGAAAAATGGATCAAGACCGAGTATGGGAATTTTGGGCTTTCTTTCTCCGAGAAGTTAGGAAATATTCCCCAAAAGAATTATGAAGATTGGGAAAGTTTCTTTCAATCAGAAATTCGTAAAAGACTATTATAA